GAAAATAATCGTGACTGGTGAGGAGGCCGATCGCGTTAATAAAGACGAGAGCAATCTAGCTTACCAATCATTTGCGAAATTATATCAGCATTTGGGTAAAACTCCACCGCCAGTGGAAATCGAGATCGATTTGGCAGTTCCTTTAGCTAGGGGTTTGGGTAGTTCGGCAACTGCGATCGCAGGTGGATTAATCGGTGCTAATTATTTAGCTGGGACACCTCTCGATCTTGTAGAAGTGATGAAAATCGCGATCGCGATCGAAGGACATCCAGATAACGTCGTACCTGCTTTCCTGGGAGGTTGTCGCTTAGCAGCTACTAGTGCCGAGGATTGGGAAATTTGCGATATTCCCTGGCATGAAAATATCGTACCGATCGTAGCAATTCCCGATTTTGAACTTTCCACCGCAGAGGCACGGCGAGTATTACCCACAGAATACAGTCGCGCTGATGCCATTTTCAACACCGCTCATTTAGGTTTATTGGTGCGCGGATTAGAATCTCATCAAGGTGATTGGTTAAAAGCCGCTTTACAAGATAGAATCCATCAACCTTATCGTCAAGCATTAATTAAAGGTTACGATGCCGTGCAAGCAGCTGCTTTGGCATCAGGTGCTTATGGCATGGTGATTAGCGGCGCGGGGCCAACTTTATTAGCGTTGGCGGATACCACCTCAGCACCAGATGTAGCGGTAGCAATGGCAGCAGCTTGGCAAAAGGAAGGAGTCAAGGCGAAAGTACTTACCCTCTCGATCGACACCCAAGGTGCAACTACTAAGTAGGGCTTGCTGAATAAGTGGGGAAAGGGGAAAGGGTGAAAAGGGGAGTAATTACTTCCGTAGCAGATTCTTGAGAGTGTTAACCAATTCCGAAGGGTGAAAAGGTTTAGCAATGTAAGCATCTGCACCTTGTTTCATTCCCCAATAACGATCGAACTGTTCGCTTTTAGAAGAACACATGACCACGGGAATTTGATTGGTTTTCGGATTGGATTTCAAACGACGGCAAAACTCAAAGCCGTTCATGCGAGGCATGACGATATCCAGTAATACCAAGTCTGGTCGATTAGCTGCTACTTTTTCCAGCGCTTCAATGCCATCTCTTGCGATGGTGACTTTTAATCCCCTTTCCTTGAGAAAATCCGAGATCATCTCCCTTTGGGTGGCACTATCCTCCACCAGTAGAACTGTACTCATAAGTTCGTGCTTTTTCGTGGGCTAAACATTGACCGATAAGTGTTTTATCCTCTAGGAGGATGGCAGATTCAGTAGATTTAACGAGCCGATTTAATTATTTTTATGAGCACCCCTCTCTCTAATTTTAAGCAAAATTATGTGATTCTACTTATGTAAATAGAATAAAAACCAAATTTATTCTCCTAAAACATCAGTTGATAAATAATAAGAAGGAAATACGGATGAAAGAAATACAGCTAGAGATAGAAACAATACGTACTCACATTAAAAATTTACAAAAGGAACGAGCTTCACTGACAGTAAAAATCCAGGAAGTAGTCAGCGATTCACCAGAAGCGATCGCGCAGGCTTACCGCCGTCAGGCTAAAGAAGATCCCGAACTATTTGCGGAAATCAAAGGTATCGATGATGCGATCGCCGCTTTGGAAGCCAAACTACATCAAAAAGAAACTCAACTCCAGAAATTACAAATAACTGCCGCCCAACAAACTCCCCTACAACAACTAGAAGAAGCCAGCGAACAAGCACGAATTCACACCGAACGAATCAATCAAATGGCTGAAGAATTAGTAAAAGAAGTGCAAGCACTAAAAGCGATCGCAAATGAAATCAGCCCCCTATACTGGCAAGTCCATTACAAACCATTCATCACCGGCTTTAAAAGTATCACCGTCCCCCTTGTCCGCTTAAAAGGCGATGTGTGGAGTATCGTCAATCGTCAAGTTTGATCGAGGGGAGAGAAACCCGGTTTCTTGAAGAAACCGGGTTTATGAAGCATCACAACCAGTAGAAACGGGAAATGCCGCGTATATATTCACAAAATCCAGTTTTGCTCTATTTTATCCCTATTTTTGCTGATTTAATTACAAAAATAACCATAAACAAACAATCATACACGCCCTTCCCGGTTAGACCAATAAGTATTTATTACTTTTTATGCTAAATATCGATATTTTTTTCTTTACTGCTCTTCTCAAAACTTTACTTAACTTAATACAATGTAGAAGTATGTGATAAGTATTTATTCACAGTAATGATTAGCTCCCAATTTCCTTGGTTAAGCACTATAATTCTGTTGCCCCTAGTGGCCTCCCTGGTCATCCCCGTTCTACCCGATAAAGAAGGTAAAACCGTTCGCTGGTACGCACTCGGCGTAGGGTTAACAGACTTCGCCCTAATTCTTTACACTTTTTGGCATCACTACGATTTACAAACCGCAACATTCCAACTGACGGAAAGTTACCCTTGGGTGCCTCAGCTTGGCTTGAACTGGGCATTAGCGGTTGATGGCTTATCCATGCCACTGATCGTATTAACAGGCTTAGTAACCACCCTGGCTATTTTCGCCAGTTGGAAAGTTACCCATAAGCCGCGTTTGTTTTACTTCCTGATGCTGGCAATGTACAGCGCCCAAATTGGCGTATTTGCTGCTAAGGATTTGCTTTTGTTCTTCCTGATGTGGGAACTGGAACTAGTTCCCGTATACTTGCTAATCTCCATTTGGGGAGGACAGAAACGCCGCTATGCCGCTACTAAATTTATTCTTTACACAGCCCTAGCCTCTATCTTCATTTTGATCGCCGCGCTAGGATTGGCTTTCTATGGTGATACAGTTACTTTCGATTTGGCGGAGTTAGCTAACAAGCGCTACCCCCTAGTATTAGAACTATTAGCTTATGCAGGATTCTTAATCGCTTTCGGTGTCAAACTACCGATTTTCCCGTTACACACTTGGTTACCCGACGCACATGGAGAAGCTTCCGCGCCCGTATCGATGATTCTGGCAGGGGTATTGCTGAAAATGGGTGGTTATGCGCTGATTAGGATGAATATTGAGATGTTGCCTCACGCCCACGTTTACTTTGCACCAATATTGGTGATTTTGGGCGTAGTCAACATTGTTTACGGTGCATTAACTGCTTTTGCTCAAGGTAATTTGAAACGGCGGCTGGCTTGTTCTTCGATTTCCCACATGGGATTCGTGTTAATTGGGATTGCTTCGTTTACCGAGTTGGGTATTAACGGCGCAGTTCTGCAAATGATTTCTCACGGGTTAATTGCAGCTGCTTTGTTCTACTTGTCTGGGGTAACATACGATCGCACTCACACCCTAGTCATGGACAAAATGGGTGGCATCGGCAAATTAATGCCCAAGACTTTCGCTTTATTCACGGCTGGCGCGATGGCTTCCTTAGCATTGCCGGGAATGAGTGGATTTGTGGGTGAATTAACGGTATTTCTGGGCGTAACTACCAGCGATGCTTACAGTTCTAGCTTTAAAGTCGTGGTAGTGCTGCTTTCTAGCGTGGGATTAATCCTCACTCCCGTTTACTTGCTCTCCATGTTGCGGGAAGTGTTCTACGGCAAGCAAAATGCCGAGTTGCAAATCGACTCTTGGATGGATGCGAAACCGCGCGAAATTTTCATCACTGCTTCTTTGCTACTTCCGATTATTGCGATCGGCTTTTATCCTAAACTAGTTACCCAAACCTACGATGTAAAAACCGTAGCCGTAGCAGCACAAGTTCGCAACGCTTTACCCGTGGTAGCGCAACAACGAGATGTTCTCTACTCCGGTAACTTCGTCGCACCCCAAATTCCTGCTACTTCTGCTAATTTGTTAGGTGCGATCGAAGAAGTTAGGGGCTAGGGGCTAGGGGCTAGGAGCTAGGGGCTAGAGAAAGAAGGGACTAGAATAGAAGGAAAAAGTGAATTATCTTCTCATTCCACTACTAGCCTAAACCCTATAACTAGCAACTTGCATTAATAGTTCTTAGTGAGGACTTCAGTCCTCAAACCATCGAAAAGGGCTAAAGCCCTTACTACAAACACCACAAATAAAGTAAGTTAAAAACCTCGCTCTCAGGTTCGATCTGGGAGCGAGGTTTTTAAATTCTGAATTTTAAATTCTAGATTCTGAATTCTTTTCTAAGATTCTGAATTCTGAATTCGGGATTCTGAATTCTTTTCTAAGATTCTGAATTCTTTTCTAAGCTACTTCCGCCATTGCTTCTAACTCTAACGTGGCATCAATCATCTGTTGTGCCTTGTAGATAGATTCTGTTAAATTACTCACCCGAATACCGTAGTGAATACCTTCATGTACCCATTTGAGCCACATCTCTTTATTTTTGTTCAGTGGCTTTAGGTAAATCGGGATGGTATGATACGTAGTAAGTGGTGTTAAATTCATCATTGCTACAGCCCTCTATACTTAAACGGTAGATATGAATCTGCCATCAAAGCTTTGTTTGCACCCCGATATGCCCTAGATGCTTACTATTTTAATCAAAAGAGTGCTAGTGATTTAATCTACCTAAAGAACCTTAATAATTTTTGTTGAGATATCACTTTGGGAATACGATCGCGTTCTCTTCTTCTATCTAAATACTTGTTCTTATTTTAACCAAGTAAATTTAAGGATGAAATTTTTAGGCGATCGCTTTTATATATCAAGATAGTGTATTGTTTGTTACTGTTTGTGTTAGAGAAATTGCATTCAAAAGCTACTATAGCGATCCTATTTAAATAATCAACCCCACCCTAGCCC
This DNA window, taken from Leptolyngbyaceae cyanobacterium, encodes the following:
- the thrB gene encoding homoserine kinase translates to METKNSTSTITVTVPATTANLGPGFDCIGAALTLYNRFKFSTLEATEKEVVKIIVTGEEADRVNKDESNLAYQSFAKLYQHLGKTPPPVEIEIDLAVPLARGLGSSATAIAGGLIGANYLAGTPLDLVEVMKIAIAIEGHPDNVVPAFLGGCRLAATSAEDWEICDIPWHENIVPIVAIPDFELSTAEARRVLPTEYSRADAIFNTAHLGLLVRGLESHQGDWLKAALQDRIHQPYRQALIKGYDAVQAAALASGAYGMVISGAGPTLLALADTTSAPDVAVAMAAAWQKEGVKAKVLTLSIDTQGATTK
- a CDS encoding response regulator is translated as MSTVLLVEDSATQREMISDFLKERGLKVTIARDGIEALEKVAANRPDLVLLDIVMPRMNGFEFCRRLKSNPKTNQIPVVMCSSKSEQFDRYWGMKQGADAYIAKPFHPSELVNTLKNLLRK
- a CDS encoding NAD(P)H-quinone oxidoreductase subunit 4, with translation MISSQFPWLSTIILLPLVASLVIPVLPDKEGKTVRWYALGVGLTDFALILYTFWHHYDLQTATFQLTESYPWVPQLGLNWALAVDGLSMPLIVLTGLVTTLAIFASWKVTHKPRLFYFLMLAMYSAQIGVFAAKDLLLFFLMWELELVPVYLLISIWGGQKRRYAATKFILYTALASIFILIAALGLAFYGDTVTFDLAELANKRYPLVLELLAYAGFLIAFGVKLPIFPLHTWLPDAHGEASAPVSMILAGVLLKMGGYALIRMNIEMLPHAHVYFAPILVILGVVNIVYGALTAFAQGNLKRRLACSSISHMGFVLIGIASFTELGINGAVLQMISHGLIAAALFYLSGVTYDRTHTLVMDKMGGIGKLMPKTFALFTAGAMASLALPGMSGFVGELTVFLGVTTSDAYSSSFKVVVVLLSSVGLILTPVYLLSMLREVFYGKQNAELQIDSWMDAKPREIFITASLLLPIIAIGFYPKLVTQTYDVKTVAVAAQVRNALPVVAQQRDVLYSGNFVAPQIPATSANLLGAIEEVRG